Genomic window (Arachis hypogaea cultivar Tifrunner chromosome 13, arahy.Tifrunner.gnm2.J5K5, whole genome shotgun sequence):
aaaaataagctttttaattaaagagtttaattttttattaataataaattttaatatttattatctaaaacttgaaagaatttaatatgtatacttttatatttaattaagtgtTAAATCtattacacaaataaaaataattaattttcatacttattatttaaaaataatatttttctctctatataaaaatatattacatattagtataaaaaatatttatattgataattataaaattaactcaaaattttttttaaacaattaaatcttgattctaattattaatcataacattaatattctctctaaattatatgtaataaatatttaaaaaaaataaaaatataaattaaaagattagtaaaaatttaaaactaaataaaaaactaaaaaagtatacataataataatttttttatgtgaatatattacaggattattttttaattatacattaaatttattttttataattttataaatttatttgaattatattattttattaattttattttttataaaaggaaaggtagagagagatagagagtgagACAGAAaagagagagtttgttaatttttgagaaaaaatttattttaattgtaatgaaagAATATCCAAtgacacattttgatttgtcaaattagtaatataaaatatacattataagttatatatagagtgagaatggtagagagaaatagagaagggGAGAGAAATAGATAAGAAAAAGGAGGAaggaagtttattaattttggaaggaAATTTTTCATTCCAATTTTAATGAAAGAGTTATGGGATATATTTTGATTgctaaattagtaatataatatagttatattttaattttaattttaatattttaatttaaatttaatttaattttatttataataaaaatatcatgttacatattttaattgtcaaatttataattagttattgataataatatataagagagataaaaTAGATGAAACTATGagagataaagaaagaaaaaaaagagaatagaattctttaatttaaaaaaattatttaattttaattgtacgAAAGAATGACATGTGAATATGtgatatatttttgttgtaaactAATAATGGATAATAGATTTTAGTAAATGAGAGAACAGTAATTAGATCAGAAAAAAGCCTACAATGTCCTCTGCCAGGATTGTACCGTTTCAGATCATGTCAATGCATTTTCTACATGTATAGAAATTTTTGTACTTCGATTCCATAACTGTAATGGTGACTTAAAGGGATGATTTGACTAAGGTGGTGGACAGGTGGGTCATACTAGGAAAAAGTTGTTTCGACTGTGAGAAAAGTTATTGCATAGAACAAGGATTGATGTAAAAAATGTTCCAGAGGATTAAGCTAAAAGAAAGTGAAGCAAACACTTAGCAAAATATGAGAATTGTTGGAATAGTTGAATGTAGAGATAAAGGATCATAATTAAAATTGCGTGTTTAAACATGAACGTAGATTCACGTAACTGCGGCAGAGCCACAAATGAAGTAAGAAATTCCTTTATAAATAGAAGCAGCTGAGGTTTGATAGGGGATTTCCATTCCACGGCTCACAAAAATCACATTGAATAAACTCTAAAGATTTTTAGGCACATTGATGCAGCAAAGTAATAGAATATAAGTGCACCTGAATGTTTGGAGCCATTTTACTTAttctacatttttattttaatttgtttttcaatttttgtaagGTTATTCTTCAATTTGTtcagttatttttcagcatttaaatatTATTCTTATTTCAAGTCTTTGTTATTGCTTAAATCTTACGATTGATCTTGTTTTAATACAAATGCTTTAAAAATTCTGTTTGTAAAATTGTGCCTGTATCAATGAAGTTATTCAGTTTCATTTCATTCTGTGCAAAGTTTCGACGTCTGCAGTCGGTAAGTTCCTGGGTCAAACTCTTTGAGAAGAGTCTATCTGCTCCCCAAATTGAGATCTTGATACAAACTTGGTCGACACCTAgtattgaaattgaaaaaaaaatccaagcAAAATAGTATGTTAAACAAAAATTTTCCCAGAAAGCTGCTTcgtgaaattagaaattaatctGGGAGAGTAATGTTTACCAATGTAAACCAGGAAAGAGACAAATTGAAAGTCATGgtatctaatatctaaaactttTCAGTTTAACAATAAAAATACAATACAATACTATACATCATAACATACAAAAtgtattatttataatttgagataaaaaatataaaagttgaGTGGAAGTCACTTGTTTATATACGAAGATCTTAatcatttattttgtatgaagATTGAATCTCTATAAATTACAAGATGAATGATTAAAAttttagtatctatattttgatacaaaaaatataagtttAAGAATCATAAttgatttcagaaattaaacaTTTGGCATAATTAGTCCGCTTTAATTGATTTGACCATTTAATCAATGTGGTTTGGTCCCTAGCTGCAGGCTGGAGTTGAGGCATTGTAATTTCTAAACAATATTAGAATTGCTTGAAATTTGTTTGTCTATGAAGTTATGTAGTACATGTTGCATTGTCAGTCCTCCAGATTGGCATGAGTAAAAAGTGCCTCTCTGAAGTTCAAATAAAAGTAACTCCAGCTTTTGGCCACTACCCCCAAATGAAAAAAGTGGTTAGTGGTATGTTCCTATTTATCATCATCACCTTCGCCTGAAGAATGCTAATAGACTTAAGCCAGCAACGATTACAGCTCCAGCTGCAACCACACTATATGTTGAGGGCCACATTAAACTTGTGTTTGTGTATGCCAACAAACTCTCCTTGCTAGAGCTTCTTTGGTTATCATTTTGCCCCGAGTACTCTAAATGCAATCTTAATCCCTACAATATCATTCCAAATTCAACTCGAACTTAATTTTGAGACAAATACAAATAATAGATCTCATATTTCAACTTTGAATATATACATGAAGCAATATACCTTTAAACCAGCTGCCTTTGCGTGTTCCACAGCTGCAGCAAGATCACTGTCTGAAGCTAGTACAATTTTATCATGTTCTTCGTCTTCATACTACGAGAAGAAGTTAGGGAAACGATGAAACTATGTAACACTAACTTGATGTTATGTATCAGCATAAATTTGGATATCTTTAAACATACCATAATCTGGGGCAGGTTATTATCAGGGTCAATGTCATTATCAACTTTCTGAGAAATGGAAGCTATAACCTCTGTCAAGCTCCGAGTATCTAATTAAACATCCATGCATACAGCAAAAACACACTCATCTACTGATAaggttatacatatatataatgaaGGCTAACTTTGATTTGACATATGGGATCGGCTACTATATATATAGTTGACATACCACATGTGAATCTATGAAGTCTGCCTTTCCTATCTTGTACTTTGAACGAAAATGCTTGCTGCAACATGCTTGCTGCATTAAAAGGAGTGGTTCTCCCTATTTCTCTTCCCTCAGAAGCCATTTTCAAGGAACTATCACTGGCATGCCATTAAAGATGTAtgcatatataaatacatatacacTACGAAGAATATACGAGTTTATTTATTAAATGCAGATAGAAGATAAGTGGCACCTTCGTGAatcgtcatcgtcatcatcatttgGACTGCTTAAGGATATGGCCGAATCCCAAAACTTTTGTATCATGGAGTCGGCAGCTTCAGTGTTCAAATTGGCAGTATTTCCAACCTTAAGAGGAGAAAATTATCCTTCCATTAGAAAATAAACATGCTAGATTgctaaaagtaataataatacaAACATGCTTAATGTCTTGTTGCTAGTGATCAGATTGCTAGATTCTAAGAAGCTTAAGAAAATAATAGATGATAATATATGAAGCAGCAAGCTAAGCTTTTTGCAAATTTTAAGACAAAAATGTCTGTGTAGCTACTTCATTCTCATTAATATATAAGATATCGATATTTATCAGTTCATCCTCAACTACTACTTAAAAACATCTAAAGGATCACATCGACGATAGAAAAGTACAAGCCTTATTGACAAGAAGCACACCTGACCAGCTGTTGCAATAGCAGCATGAGCAATATGTATCACATCAAGCATAGCAACAACAGTGCCATCTGCTTTTTAACCAACCAAATCAGAAAAATAACAATGTTAGTACCAATTCTCAACCAGTTTATTTAACGGTAATATTaggtaatattaggaagacaaaaaaacaCCCAGAActtcaacaattaatgaatgttaaataaggcaagttccAACTATTTTTtgctaaatttttttgttatcaaacatttccgtttatttaattactttgtaCATCCAACTCATGAATTACTACATTACCTTTATCAAGCACTGGAAGATGCAAAAATTTTCCATCTTGCATGGTGTGAAGTGCATCAACAATCGGTGTATCAACTTTTGCACATTCTGGATTTGGAGTCATGGCCTGTCATTaaatagaagagaaaaaggaaattaaaagaagagaaggacaattatatgattattatatattacatgGTAGGGAAAATGGTCCTAAATATATGTGACTAGATAGATCATGATGTACCTTCTCAACAAGAGTTGTTGATGCAGGAAGGTTTTGTGCTATTACTCGCATCAAGATATCCTTTGAACTGAAATTAGTAGGCATATTATATAGTCCACCAATAAGGTATGAGAATTCAGAGAATAAATAAACTGGCTATAATTAAATACTTACGTGAGGATACCACAAGGTTTGTCATCAACCATGACAACAGCACAACTGACACGAAGTtcaagcatcttctttgttgttgccaAAACTGTGTCCGTTGGTGAAACTGTTATAACCCTGAAAGGTTCCAGAATCTGCAACATTAACTTGGATTGCCGGTAGGTAATAACTCCAgattaaaaatacaaacaaataaaagGCCAGGTTATTCAATTCAAACATCTAAAAGTAATTACCTACTTTGATTTCTCAGGAATGATTGTAGACAAAGAAGGCTTGAATATCTGGTCCCGAAGAGTCTCCAAGAATGAGGAATTGGAGCCTGCATTAAGGCATAAATCAAATTAGCATGAAGCAGATACTGGAATAGTTAATTCTGTCCAATGATGAGTTCCCTAATTAATAAGAAATCATAAAActaattgattaattaatgaaGATACTCTACAAACCAGAAGCAGATGGTCCCCAGTGTTTTTCGATACCTTCAACAGCCGctgcaattgcctttcctttctcaGCTGCCCTTTCAAGACGCGCAATGGCATCATACAAACACTTTGCTATGTCAAGTATGGCAACAACTTCTCCATTTTCCACCACAGGTAAATGCCTGAATTTTCCTGATGGTATATATATACATCGTACAAGATTATATGAAAGACCCTGCAACGTAACGCATGATACTTGCATGAAAAATGAATGTATATATACCAACCTTGAACCATCTTTTGGAGTGCTTCCACAGCAAGAGTATCGGAAAGGACGAATACTGGATTCCTTGTCATAACCTTGGAAACGGGTGTATCTTCAAGATTAACCTCGCGCGCAATAACTCTTgtagctatatccttcatcaagTTATTAGAGGAATGAACTTCATGAATTAATTAAGTTCTTGCATAACAGAATAAGATCCAGAGAGTTTCACGTCGTATATACCTTGTCCGTCAGGATTCCACAGAGCAAAGCATTCGAATCGGTTAGTAAAAGAGAATCGACTTTGCGAGCAGCCATACGACGACATGCTTCAGAAATACTTGTTGAGTCGGGAACTGTCAATGCTCTTGAAAGTCTTAATGACCTCACAGTTCTCTCTCCCCTGTTCCAATCACAAACAATTAGAGAGAACAGGATGAAAAGTGAAAGAACAATTAG
Coding sequences:
- the LOC112732825 gene encoding CBS domain-containing protein CBSCBSPB1 isoform X1, with amino-acid sequence MANHGRRSVSLTNSPSRPKKKKNFSSELSSPDIRKSFTPQRTGERTVRSLRLSRALTVPDSTSISEACRRMAARKVDSLLLTDSNALLCGILTDKDIATRVIAREVNLEDTPVSKVMTRNPVFVLSDTLAVEALQKMVQGKFRHLPVVENGEVVAILDIAKCLYDAIARLERAAEKGKAIAAAVEGIEKHWGPSASGSNSSFLETLRDQIFKPSLSTIIPEKSKVITVSPTDTVLATTKKMLELRVSCAVVMVDDKPCGILTSKDILMRVIAQNLPASTTLVEKAMTPNPECAKVDTPIVDALHTMQDGKFLHLPVLDKDGTVVAMLDVIHIAHAAIATAGQVGNTANLNTEAADSMIQKFWDSAISLSSPNDDDDDDSRSDSSLKMASEGREIGRTTPFNAASMLQQAFSFKVQDRKGRLHRFTCDTRSLTEVIASISQKVDNDIDPDNNLPQIMYEDEEHDKIVLASDSDLAAAVEHAKAAGLKGLRLHLEYSGQNDNQRSSSKESLLAYTNTSLMWPSTYSVVAAGAVIVAGLSLLAFFRRR
- the LOC112732825 gene encoding CBS domain-containing protein CBSCBSPB1 isoform X2 → MANHGRRSVSLTNSPSRPKKKKNFSSELSSPDIRKSFTPQRTGERTVRSLRLSRALTVPDSTSISEACRRMAARKVDSLLLTDSNALLCGILTDKDIATRVIAREVNLEDTPVSKVMTRNPVFVLSDTLAVEALQKMVQGKFRHLPVVENGEVVAILDIAKCLYDAIARLERAAEKGKAIAAAVEGSNSSFLETLRDQIFKPSLSTIIPEKSKVITVSPTDTVLATTKKMLELRVSCAVVMVDDKPCGILTSKDILMRVIAQNLPASTTLVEKAMTPNPECAKVDTPIVDALHTMQDGKFLHLPVLDKDGTVVAMLDVIHIAHAAIATAGQVGNTANLNTEAADSMIQKFWDSAISLSSPNDDDDDDSRSDSSLKMASEGREIGRTTPFNAASMLQQAFSFKVQDRKGRLHRFTCDTRSLTEVIASISQKVDNDIDPDNNLPQIMYEDEEHDKIVLASDSDLAAAVEHAKAAGLKGLRLHLEYSGQNDNQRSSSKESLLAYTNTSLMWPSTYSVVAAGAVIVAGLSLLAFFRRR